The proteins below are encoded in one region of Aquisphaera giovannonii:
- a CDS encoding TolC family protein has translation MERSPSPTNARPRKRAILIAVTCGFLFILPSCAIPRLRNPKPGPQLPADFNGAASPDNSSAIKVEDFFQDPRLTGLMHQAVLGNQELRILNEDVQIASNEILARQGQYLPFVWMGGDAGMNRFSRYTFEGAVEEQLNILPGHRFPNPLPNFSFGPTFFWTPDIWRQLHNAKDAAAMRYYALGEQRSFFVTRLVAELADSYYELLALDKRLEILDQTIALQEQSLRIARAKMEAARGSELAVQRFLAEVRRNQGEKLVVRQSIIEVENRINFLTGRYPQPVERTNTDILDVTLQRLSVGVPSELLRNRPDVREAERQLAAAGLDVKVARKRFLPAMTITSGVGYSSFNPSYLLLSPNAIVANAASNLLVPVINRKAIKADYFSANARQLQSVYNYQRVVLNAFTEVVNRLNRVENYRKSLELRQQQLTALEKSVDVAQKLFQFARADYVDVLFAQRDLRDGRVSFVEIKQQQLAAVVDTYQALGGGSYLMPVSPPRPLLQEHKSHVWMWQWPWGKNPATLLGPPGTAAAGAGGAAPGQGAAPGAGAGDAAPPPPEGERGLATPPGAAPGGTTPGGKDPDSFPQRLPQPLPGDLGTPTPGEGPNPAPMPPADPGSPPPPDPNVSSTPGEGLPPGSLPPTPDPGDTIRPPR, from the coding sequence GGAACCCCAAGCCGGGGCCGCAACTGCCGGCGGACTTCAACGGGGCGGCGAGCCCGGACAACTCGTCCGCCATCAAGGTCGAGGACTTCTTCCAGGACCCCAGGCTCACCGGCCTGATGCACCAGGCGGTGCTCGGGAACCAGGAGCTGAGGATCCTCAACGAGGACGTCCAGATCGCCAGCAATGAGATCCTGGCCCGCCAGGGCCAGTACCTCCCCTTCGTCTGGATGGGCGGCGACGCGGGCATGAACCGGTTCAGCCGCTACACCTTCGAGGGCGCCGTCGAGGAGCAGCTCAACATCCTCCCCGGCCATCGGTTCCCCAACCCGCTGCCCAACTTCTCCTTCGGCCCCACCTTCTTCTGGACGCCGGACATCTGGAGGCAGCTGCACAACGCCAAGGACGCCGCGGCGATGCGCTACTACGCCCTGGGCGAGCAGCGGTCCTTCTTCGTGACCCGCCTGGTCGCGGAGCTCGCCGACAGCTACTACGAGCTCCTGGCGCTCGACAAGCGGCTCGAGATCCTGGACCAGACGATCGCCCTGCAGGAGCAGAGCCTGCGGATCGCCAGGGCCAAGATGGAGGCCGCCCGCGGCTCCGAGCTGGCCGTCCAGAGGTTCCTCGCCGAGGTCCGCAGGAACCAGGGCGAGAAGCTGGTCGTCCGGCAGTCGATCATCGAGGTCGAGAACCGGATCAACTTCCTCACCGGCCGCTACCCGCAGCCCGTCGAGCGCACCAACACCGACATCCTCGACGTCACCCTCCAGAGGCTCTCCGTCGGCGTGCCCTCCGAGCTGCTCCGCAACCGGCCCGACGTCCGCGAGGCCGAGCGCCAGCTCGCCGCGGCCGGGCTCGACGTGAAGGTCGCCCGCAAGCGCTTCCTGCCCGCGATGACCATCACCTCCGGCGTCGGCTACAGCTCCTTCAACCCGAGCTACCTGCTGCTCTCCCCCAACGCGATCGTCGCCAACGCCGCCAGCAACCTGCTGGTGCCGGTGATCAACAGGAAGGCCATCAAGGCCGACTACTTCTCCGCCAACGCCCGGCAGCTCCAGTCCGTCTACAACTACCAGCGCGTCGTCCTGAACGCCTTCACGGAGGTCGTGAACCGCCTCAACCGGGTGGAGAACTACCGCAAGAGCCTGGAGCTGAGGCAGCAGCAGCTGACGGCCCTCGAGAAGTCGGTGGACGTCGCCCAGAAGCTCTTCCAGTTCGCCCGGGCCGACTACGTGGACGTGCTGTTCGCCCAGCGCGACCTCCGGGACGGCAGGGTGTCGTTCGTCGAGATCAAGCAGCAGCAGCTCGCCGCCGTCGTGGACACCTACCAGGCCCTGGGCGGCGGCAGCTACCTGATGCCGGTCTCGCCGCCGCGCCCCCTGTTGCAGGAGCACAAGAGTCACGTCTGGATGTGGCAGTGGCCCTGGGGCAAGAACCCGGCGACCCTGCTCGGGCCTCCGGGCACCGCCGCGGCGGGGGCGGGCGGCGCGGCCCCCGGCCAGGGTGCGGCCCCGGGCGCCGGGGCGGGCGACGCGGCACCGCCGCCGCCCGAGGGCGAGAGGGGCCTGGCCACGCCCCCCGGCGCGGCGCCCGGCGGTACGACCCCGGGCGGCAAGGACCCCGACTCCTTCCCGCAGCGGCTCCCGCAGCCGCTGCCCGGCGACCTGGGCACGCCGACCCCCGGCGAAGGGCCGAACCCCGCGCCCATGCCCCCCGCAGACCCCGGCAGCCCGCCGCCCCCGGACCCGAACGTCTCGTCGACGCCCGGGGAAGGGCTGCCCCCCGGCTCGCTCCCCCCGACGCCCGACCCGGGCGACACCATCCGCCCCCCGCGCTGA